In Rhodococcus qingshengii JCM 15477, the sequence TCGCGTCGTCGAATCACGTGTTCCATCCTGCCTCACGGGCAAGTCGACCTCGACGGCTGCATGCGGCCTCGAACGCTCGATCAGCGGCAACGTCCGCAATTGGCGCTCGAGATGCCACTGCAGGTGTGCCGCGACCAGTCCGCTGGCTTGCGTCCGCAGCGTCGCGGGCGCCGAATCGGTACCCTCCCACTCCCCTCGGAGCAGGGCTTCCATCAAGTCGAGCACTCCGGGCGACGGCGTCGCAGCACCCGCCGGGCGGCAATAGGTACACACGGCTCCGCCTGCGGCGACATGAAAGGCCCGGTGCGGTCCAGGAGCACTGCAGCGGGCGCACTCTTCGAGGGCAGGCGCCCAACCCGCATAGCCCATGGCTCTCAACAAGAACGCGTCGAGCACGAACTCGACCGGTCGTGCCTGCTCGGCGATCGCACGCAGTGCTCCCACCGTCAATCGCTGAAGCTGCGGGGCCGGCGCGCGTTCCTCGCCGGCCAACCGCTCGGCAGTTTCGAGTACGGCGCAGGCCGTGGTGTACCGGCTGTAGTCGTCGACGATGTCGGTGGCGAATGCGTCGACCGTCTGCACCTGAGTGATGATGTCGAGATTCTTGCCCGGAAGTAGTTGCACGTCGATGTGAGCAAACGGTTCGAGTCTGGCACCGAATTTGGAGGTGGTTCGGCGGACACCTTTGGCCACGGCACGTACCAACCCGAACTGACGGGTGAGCAACGTGACGATGTGGTCGGCTTCGCCCAGTTTGTGCAGGCGCAGCACCACCGCCGTGTCTCGATACAACCTCACTCGACCAGTGTCCCACGTTGTACCGACGACCGATCCCGATGCCGCGCCCGATGACAAGTCGGAAACACGGCAGGTCCGTCCGGATAGACTGGCGCGATGCCGAGCGACGCAATTGTGCAACCTGTCACTGCAGAGTTGACCGGTCGCGAAGCGCGGTGGGAGCGACACAACTCCGAGCGTCAGAAACGGATACTCACCTCGGCGGTCGAACTGATCGAAGAGCGTGCGGCAGGTGCCGAGGTGTCCGTCCAGCAGATCGCCGATCGTGCCGGCCTCGCCAAGTCGGTGGTGTACCGCCAATTCAGCGGCCGAGACCACCTCGATCGACGAGTGCGAGCGTTCGTGCTCGGCCAATTTGCGGCGGCCCTGGATGCTTCGATGAGCATTTCGGTAGGCACTCTCGACCAGATCCTGACCCGAACCATCAGCGCCGTCGCCGAGTGGATCACCGAGCATCCGCGGATTCACGAGTTCATGGGTACCGGCCCCACCGACTACGACGACGAGAGCATCGACGCGATCAGCAGTCTGAAGGCCACAATCGCCGACTCCGCCCGCACCACTATCACCGAAGTCGGTCGATCCGTGGGGATCGACTCCTCACCCTTCGATTCACTACCGTTCGCAGTGGTGACAATGGTCGAGGGCACGCTCACCCACTGGGTCCGAAGCACCGATCCGAAACCGAGCCGCGAAGAGATCGTCGCCGACCTCGCGAAATACACCTGGTACATGTTCGACGGCGTTGCCCGCTCGAGCGGACTACAGATCGATCCCCATGTCGAATTGTCCACGCTCATAGCCGAGCTGGTGTCCTCCGACGGAGGAACTTCGCGGCTGGACTAGATCCGGGTCTTGTCGGAACGCTTCGGCTCGCCGCGGTAGCGGGCGTAGTCGCCGTCGATGCGCAGCTTTCGCCACGCACGCTTCGACACCGGATTCATCAATCCGAGTTCGTCTGCCAGGGCTCGCATTTCGCCGAAGTAGTTACCCAGGATGCGGCGTGAATGCGGGCTCCCCCAGAAGGCGCTCTTCATCACCTCGTCCGGGATTCCGAATTCTTCGGCGAATTCCTTTGGCGGTGACATGATTTCACCCGCAAGCCAACGCATCGCGCCGGGGAAGGCGACCGATGTGATGGCTCGACTCGTACGACTGAGTCTGGGGACGTGATTGCGCAGGAACTCGTGAGCAAACGAGATGTGTCTCGCTTCTTCGGCGATGTGGATCTCCATGGTGCGGAGCATCGCCGGCGGCGTGTCCTTACCCTCACGGATGAGATCCTTCTGGAAGTGGTCGATCGGTTCTTCACCAGCCAGAATGCCGATGAAGAAGATGACCGGGAACTTTGCTCCCAGCACTCCGATGATCGGCGACAGTCGCCGGAACATCGGACGCATACCCGGCACGTCGATGTCCATGCGATTGACGAGTTCCTGGAACATCTGGATGTGATTGCACTCTTCGGTCATCTCGTGCAGGCAGTACCGGAACTCAGGCGACTGGTTGGGTAGCGCCATGATGTATTGCAGCATTCCCCGGATCAAGATGCTCTCGAAGGCCGAACCCACCTTGGTCACGTTCGCCTGACGCCACATTCCCATGGCGATTCGACGCTCCAACGACTGATCCTGGTACCACTGCGTCGCCCCGAGGGGGTCCGACACGGACGAGAGCACCCATCTCGGATCATGCGGATCGATCGCGAACTCTGGTGAATCCCAGTCGATGTCGAGATAGGGATCGAAACTGCGGGCAACTGAGCCCTCGGACAAAGTCTGCAGTACCTGGTGGTACGGCTTTTCCACTTCGATCGACGCTGACCGAGCCATCGGTGTCTCCTCACGGCCAGTCCGTCGATTGCAGTCGACGGACTTGAATGAGGTCAAACATAATGGGACACCGCGTCCCACGCAACCCCCTCGGGGGCCTATTTCAGGCCCGACGCAGCGGGATGATCTCGCGAACCTTCTCGTCCCGGAGATACAGTCCCGCCCACATGACGATTCCGGTGTAGACGGCAAACAGGGTCGTGCTCAGCAGAGGCTGTTCAGCTCGAAGGTTGGTCAACACCGCTCCCCCCAGGTAACCGGTGAGCAGAATCGCGCCGAGTATCGACGTTTGCGGAATCACGTACAGCGCAAGGCAGATCAGTTGCACCACCCCAGCCGTCAATGCCAGCGAGTCCGGCAACCCAAGTTCAGCCGACGCATCCTTGACTGTCTGAAGGTTGAGAATGTGAATGATGCCGTCGAAGAGCATGAAAACGACGAACAGCCCACTCAGGACGTATCCGAGCTTGCGAGCCGTGGCCGAAGGTGTCGTCGTCGTGGCGTTACCGGAAACAGTTTCGTTGTGGACGGGCTGGGTGGTCATCGGAATCTCCTGGGGCGAAGGCGAGCGGCCGGTTGCCACTTCGCTTGCAATTACGACTCCCGAGCGATCGAAAACTCATCGCGCCGGCCGTTACAACGCACCCGGCGTTCAGGACGATTCACCTCACGTGGTCTGATGGACGGTGACACGGGGTGCCGAAAAAGTCGGCTGAGATCAGACCCGATGAACCTGACCAGTTAGCACTGGCGGAGGGATGTCGACATGACCGAACAGCAATTTCAGCGCGCACTCAGCCTGGACGAGCAGATCGTTCTGATCACCGGTGGCGCCCGCGGGCTCGGCGCCGCACTGAGCCGAGCATTCTCCCGCTCGGGCGCCCGCGTAATCGTGAACTACAACAAGAGCCGCGATGCCGCCGAGGCCCTGGTCGCCGAACTGGGTGAGGATCGCACCTTCGCAGTCCAGGCGGACGTGACGGACCGCAGTTCCGTCGACCAGTTGTTCTCCGCTGCACGCGAGAGATTCGACGCACCGATCTCGACCGTGGTCGACAATGCACTGGTCGACTTCTCGTTCAACGGCGATGCACGGCCGAACGCGGACACGATCACCTGGGCCGACTTCGACTCTCAACTACGCGGAGCTGTTGCCGGAACACTCAATACCACCCAGGCAGCGCTACCAGGCATGCGCGAACTCGGCTTCGGCCGAATCATCACTGTCGGAACCAATCTGGTCCAGAATCCGGTAGTTCCGTACCACGACTACACCGCTGCCAAGGCCGCACTGTTGGCACTGACACGGACGCTGTCCGCCGACCTCGGTCCGGACGGGATCACAGTCAACATGGTCTCGGGCGGCTTGCTCCGCACCACCGATGCGAGCGCCGCAACACCGGAAGCCGTCTTCGACATGATCGCGGCAAGCACTCCCCTGCGCCGAGTCACCACGCCGGACGAATTTGCCGACGCTGCACTCTTTTTCGCCTCACCATGGTCACGGGCCGTGACCGGTCAGAACCTGGTTGTCGACGGCGGACTCGTCAAGAACTGATGGGCGCACAGCTGCGGATAGGTGCGTTCCTGCTCGGGTGCGGACATCACAGTGCGGCATGGCGTCATCGCGACTCACCGGTCGAAAGTCTCGGCGACATCACGTATTACGAGTCGCTCGCCCAGATCGCCGAACGCGGCAAGCTGGACGCCGTCTTCTTCGCTGACGGTCACAGTGTTCGCGAACCCGAGTCGGGTGCGTCGTGGTTTCTCGAGCCGATCACCGCATTGACTGCCATGGCACGAGCGACAGCGGACATCGGCCTGGTGACCACCATTTCCACCACTTTCTACACGCCATTCCACGCGGCACGACTGTTGGCCTCGCTCGACCACATCAGCGGCGGACGGGCCGGCTGGAACGTCGTGACCTCGATGTTCGACCAGGAGGCGCGCAACCACGGACTCGAGGCGATGCCCGATCACGCCTCCCGATATGAACGAGCCGACGAATTTGTCGAAGTGGCCCTCGCATTGTGGGATTCGTGGTCGGAAGACGCGCTGATCCTCGACCGGGCGGGACGTTTTGCCGACGCAGGCAAGATTTCTCGCATCGATCACGACGGCAAGCATTTTCGTGTCGACGGCCCGTTGACGGTTCCTCGATCCCCGCAGGGCAGACCGGTTTTGTTTCAGGCCGGGGCGTCCGAGCAGGGTCGCGATCTGGCGGCGCGTCGCGCCGAGGCAATCTATTCGGTTGCCTACGACTTACCCAGCGCACAGGCCTACTACGCGGACGTGAAATCGAGAATCGAGCGAGCCGGCCGGGATCCGAGTTCGGTCGCCGTGATGCCGGGACTGGTCACCTACGTCGGCAGCACCGTCGCCGAGGCCAGGGCGAAGAAGGCCGAACTCGATCTCCTGCTGCCCACCGAACAGTCGATACGCCAACTCTCGTTGTTCACCGGACAGGATTGCGAGAACTGGGATCTCGACGGGCCCGTGCCCCCGTTGCCTCCACTCGAAGCGTTCACCGGGCCGCAGGGCCGCTACGCCACTATTTTGCGGATCGTCGAGAAGGACGCACCGACTGTGCGGGAACTCCTCGGGACGCTCGCTGCGGGTGGTGGTCACGCAACGATGATCGGAACACCGGAGTCGATTGCCGACGAGATGGGATCCTGGTTGAACGGCCGCGGTGCCGACGGTTTCAATCTGATGCCGCCGACCTATCCGCAGGGCCTGGAAGATTTTGTCGATCACGTGATTCCAGTGCTGCAGGCGCGTGGGTTGTTCCGTCGCGAATACGAGGGAGCGACTCTGCGAGAAAACCTCACCTAGTCCGGCAGTAGCGGCACCGACAGATCCGGATCGCGTCCCAGGAGCACTCCCCTCGTGAGGGCCGCGGAGCCGAACTTCTTCCGGACACTGTCCATTGCCGAGTCGAGGGCGGCAGTGTCCGGACCCGCGAATCCTGGACCGTCGAAGGGCAATTCGAGTTGTTCGGCGCCGTCCCGATCCAGGTTGGAGACAGCGACACCGATCAACGTGATGCCCTTGTCCGCGATCATCGGTATCGCTTCGTCCAGCAGCACCATCGAGACGCTCAGCAATTCCGCTGTGTCGGCGGTGGACCGGCGCAGCGTGTGAGATCGAGTTGCCCGCGTGAAATCCGCGAAGCGGAGCCGGAGCGTGACCGTGCGCCCCGTCCGCTGCGCCGAACGCATGCGTCGACTGACACGGTCGACAAGGGACATCAACGACGCATCGAGTTCTGCGCGGGGATGGGATCCGCGACCCAGCGCATGCTGAGCACCCATCGAACTGCGGCCACGATAGGCGCGGACGGGGCGCGGATCTCGATTGTGTGAGAGTGCGTAGAGATGGCGACCGGCGCCGCCCCCGAGAATCGAGACGATCGAGGATTCGTCGTGCCGAGCGATGTCACCCACCGTCACGATGTCGAAGTTTCGCAGCTTCTGGGCCGTGATCTTGCCGACGCCCCACAGCTTCTCGACCGGCAAGGGATGCAGGAACTCGGTCTCGCCCTCCGGCGGCACTCGCAGCAATCCGTCGGGTTTCGCGAATGCACTGGCGACCTTGGCCAGGAACTTGGTGCGTGCGATTCCGACCGTGATCGGTAGTCCGACCTGCTCGGCCACATCGCGTCTGAGGTTGGCTCCGATCTGCAGCGGGTTTCCCACGATCTTGGCGAGCCCGCCGACCTCGAGAAAGGCCTCGTCTATGGAGATTCCTTCGACCAGCGGCGACGTGTCGTGAAAGACGTCGAACACGTCTTTGCTCGCCTGCGAGTACGCCGACATTCGCGGAGGGACAACTATCGCCTGAGGACACAGTGATCGGGCCTGACCACCGCTCATGGCTGTGCGAACCCCGAACGCCTTGGCCTCGTAGCTTGCCGCCAAGACCACCCCACCACCGACGATGACCGGCCTGCCGGCCAGAGTCGGGTCGTCGCGTTGCTCGACTGATGCGTAGAACGAATCGAGGTCCGCATGCAGGATTGTTGCGTCACCTGTGGACCGACTACCGCCAGAATGATTACCGCCGGAACGAGCACCGCCAGGGTGATTACCTGGCGTTTCTTGATCCAGCGATTCATGCGACACGAACATATGTTCCCATGCGCCACCGACACAATGAAAGGCCGCAAATAGATTCCATGGAATTAATCACGAATCGGGCGTACGGTGAGAAAATGATTCCACGGAATGCATATCGGTTCGGAGTCTGCTCTTGACCAGATCAGCCCTGAGCAGGCACTTCGACAACCTCGTCCGCTTCGAAACCGAACTGTGGACGGCCGTCGACCAGCGACTCCGAATCGAGCACGACCTGCCACTGAGTCGATTCGAGCCGATGCAGATCATCGACAGGCTCGGCTCCTGTCGGGTCTTCGACATCGCCGAGGCCCTCGCGATCACCGTCGGTGGCACGAGCAAGCTGGTGGATCGAATCGAAGCGGCTGGACACTGCCGTCGAAAATCCAATCCCACCGACAAACGATCCTCACTCATCGAGTTGACTCCCGAGGGCAATGAGCTGTTGCGGCGGGCGAAGGCAACGTTCGACGGCGAATTGGAGCGCCGTCTCGGTTCCGTGCTGACGCCCGACGCTCTCGATCGATTCGGCGCCACACTGGCCACGCTGCGTGAAGCCAATCGAAACCTGACACCGACCACGAAGGAAAAAGCATGACCGACACAATGCGCGCAATCGTGCTCGACGCCCCCGGCCCGCCAGAAGCATTGACTATCAGAGTGATTCCGATACCCGTGCCGATTGCGGGCTGGGTACTGGTCCGGGTGAAGGCTTTCGGCCTCAATCGATCCGAACTTCACACCCGCCTCGGCCTCGCCGAAGGCGTGACATTCCCGAGGGTGCTGGGCATCGAGGCCGTCGGCGAAGTGGTGAACTGCCCCGGCGGGGAGCTCACCGAAGGCCGGCAAGTCGCCGCCATGATGGGTGGGATGGGGAGGACGTTCGACGGCGGTTATGCCGAGTACACGTGCGTTCCCGTCAGTCAGGTCGTTCCCTTCTCGAGCGAACTGGACTGGTCGACAGTGGGAGCTGTTCCCGAGATGCTGCAGACGTCCTACGGCTCGCTGACGGTAGGACTGGACGCGAAATCCGGTCAATCCCTGTTGATCCGGGGAGGAACCTCCTCGGTCGGCATGGCAACCGCAGTCCTGGCGAAGCAGTGGGGACTCACTGTCCTTGCGACCACCCGAGATGCGAACAAAGCGTCGAATTGACCGCGATCGGGGTTGACCACGTTATCGTCGACGACGGTGCTGTGGCCGGCCAGGTTCGAGACATCCTCCCGGGCGGTGTTGATCTGGCCCTCGAATTGGTCGGAACACCAACACTTCCCGACACGTTGCGCGCGACCCGCGTTCACGGCACCGTGTGTTTCACGGGAATGCTGTCCAACGAGTGGACAGTCAAAGACTTTTATCCGATCGACTACATTCCACGCGGAGTGCGATTGACCTCGTACGGTGGGGACGCGTCCGACCTGCCTGCCGGCGTACTGCAAGACTTCCTCTCCGCTGTGGCGTCAGGCGAGGCGGTGGTACCGATCGACGAGGTGTTCGCGTTCGAGGACATCGCGCGAGCACATGCCAAGATGGAAGCCGGTACGGCACGTGGCAAATTGGTAGTTGTGCTCTGACCTGGCTTCTCACACCACGAATCGATAACCCATTCCTGCCTCGGTGATCAGATGCTTGGGGTTCGCCGGGTCATCCTCGAGCTTCCGACGAAGTTGAGCCAGGTAGACACGTAGATAGTGGGTCTCGGTGTCGTACGCCGGTCCCCACACTTCCCGAAGCAACTCCTTCTGCCCGACCAGCTTTCCGCGGTTGCGCACAAGCATCTCGAGCATGCCCCACTCGGTCGGAGTCAGGTGCACCTGTTCACCGCGCCGACTCACTGTTTTCGCAGCCAAGTCCACCGTGAAGGACGCGGTCTCGACCGACGGTTCCGAAGTGTCCGCCGCGGAGGTTCCCCGCCTCGCCGCAGCGCGCACGCGGGCCAGAAACTCGTCCATCCCGAAGGGCTTGGTGACGTAGTCGTCCGCACCGGCGTCGAGAGCCTCGACCTTGTCCGCGGAATCCGTGCGCGCCGACAGCACGATGACCGGCGCCGTGCACCAGCCACGCAGGCCGGCAAGCACTTCGGTGCCGTCCATGTCGGGCAGTCCGAGATCGAGTACCACGACGTCCGGTGGACGCTCGGCAGCAGCCCGCAAGGCACCGGCGCCCGTCGACGCGGTCACCACCTCGTACCCGCGCACCGAAAGATTGATACGCAGAGCTCGCAGAATCTGCGGTTCGTCGTCCACTACCAGGATTCGACTCATGATCCATTCCCATTCGTACCGGCCGCAGCCAATTCCACGATCATCGTCAATCCCCCACCGGGTGTGTCTGTGGCGCTGACCGTTCCGCCCATCGCATCGACAAATCCGCGCACCACGGAAAGTCCGAGGCCCACTCCGCCGGTGTTGTCGCGATCTCCCATCCGTTGGAACGGCTGGAACATCGTTTCGGCCTCACCTCGCGGAACACCTGGGCCCGTATCGGCAACACTGATCACCACACGATCACCGAGTTGCGCCGCCCCGACGCGCACCGGGGTTTCTCCCCCGTAGCGCAGAGCGTTGTCGACGATGTTCGCAATCACCCGCTCGAGCAGACCTTGATCTGCTTGCACTGCAACGGTACCCACGTCGACGACTACACTTCGAGCCCGCGAATCCGAGCGTCCACCGATGCCGAGGCCCAGCAACGCGCGGTGAACCACCTCGTCCAGATACACCGGCCGGAGCGTGGGTTTCACCACCCCGGCGGCAAGGCGGGACGAGTCGAGCAAGTTCCCGACCAGTGCCGTCAACTGATCCGCCGACTCCTCGATGGTTGCCAACAATTCAGCGGTGTCTTCGGGCGAGAACTCGATGTCGTCGCTGCGCAGACTGGACACCGCCGCCTTCACTCCGGCGAGAGGCGTTCGCAGGTCATGGCTTACCGCTGACAGCAAGGCTCGACGCAGTTGATCAGCCTCGGTGAGCGCGGCAGCCTTGCTCGCCTCGACTGTCAGTTTCTCCTGGCGGATCATCCCAACTGCTTGGTGAGCGACCACCGTCAGCACTCGTCGGTCCCGCGCACTCAGGTCGGGCCCAGCCAACAACAGCGCGTATTCCCCGTCGTTGACCTCACAGACCGTATCCGCTTCGTCGTCCGTGGTCGGCGGCTGCGTACCGACGGCAGCGATGACTCCGTCGTCGTGATGAATGACGGAAACCCCTCGCTGGCGATAGATTTCGAGTGCCTTCGCCAGAAGTGTCGACAGATCCGCTCCGCGGAGAACTGATCCCGCGAACAGTGTGAGCAGTTCGGCTTCCTCGGATGCGCGCTTCGCCTCGCGGGCGCGCTTTGCTGCGGCGTCGACCAGAACGGCAACTGCCACAGCCACGATCAACAGCACGACAGTAGTGATGAAGTTGTCAGGTTCGGCGATGGTGAAGCTGTACCGCGGATCGGTGAAGAAGTAATTGAGCAGCAGTCCCGAGATCAGTGCCGACAATATCGCCGGGCCGACGCCGCCGAGGAGGGCAACCAGAACGACCACGACGAAGAACAGCGCGTTCTCGCCGTTGACCCCGGAGATTCGGTCGACGAGACCCATGATCGCGGCCGCGAGCGAAGGCACGACGATCGCCGCAATCCACGACAGGACCCGGCGCTCCGAGCGCCCCAGCACCGAAATGCGTCGTCGCGCCGTCGCTTCCTCGTGCGTGACCATGTGAACGTCGATACCACCGGACTGCTGAACCACCGCAGCGCCGATCCCCTCGTCGAGGATGCGAGCCAGGCGGGAACGCCGCGACGTTCCCAGCACCAACTGTGTGGCGTTCTCCTCACGCGCGAACTCGAGGAGCGTCGACGGTACGTCGTCACCGACAACAGTGTGAAGCGTGGCGCCGACTCCGACAGCCAACGCGCGCACCTTGCCCATCTCGGGGGCCGAGACACCGGTGAGTCCGTCACCGCGTACGACGTGGACCACCATCAGCTCGGCGCTCGACTTCGACGCGATTCGAGATGCGCGTCGTACCAGGGTTTCCGACTCCGGTCCCCCGGTCACGGCAACGACGACACGCTCGCGCGCCTCCCAGGTATCGGTGATCTTGTTCTCGGCCCGGTATTTCGCCAGTGCGGCGTCCACCTGATCGGCCACCCACAGCAGTGCCAGTTCGCGTAGCGCCGTGAGGTTTCCGCGTCTGAAGTAATTGCCCAAGGCCGCATCGACCCGTTCCGGTGAATACACGTTTCCGTGAGAAAGTCTGCGGCGCAGCGCCTCCGGGGTGATGTCGACCAGCTCGACCTGCGCCGCACTACGTACTACCGCGTCCGGAACCGTCTCCTGCTGAACCACGCCGGTGATGTGCGCGACAACGTCGTTGAGGCTTTCGAGGTGTTGCACGTTGACCGTGGACAGAACGTCGATCCCGGCTTCGAGCAGTTCCTGTACGTCCTGCCAGCGCTTGTGATTCTTGCTCCCTGGCGTGTTGGTATGTGCCAACTCGTCCACCAGGACAAGGGCCGGACGCCGAGCCAACACGGCCTCGACGTCCAGTTCCGGCATCCGTGTTCCGCGATAATCCACCAGCTTGGGCGGCACTATTTCGAGGTCTCCGATCTGCGCCGCGGTGCGGGCGCGGCCGTGTGTCTCCACGACGGCCGCGACCACGTCACAGCCACGATCTCGACGCCGATGAGCCTCACCGAGCATCGCGAAGGTCTTTCCGACGCCAGGCGCAGCGCCGAGGTAGATACGCAATTCACCACGTTTGCGTGCCCTACCGAAAGATTGACCGACCTTCTCCGAAGAACTCACGTGACAATCATCCACCAGTCGTCGGTGCAGCACACGTAGGTGCCGTCAATCCGAGTGCCAGGTTCAATTCCAGTACGTTGACTCGCTCGGCTCCGAGAAATCCGAGTTGCCGACCGTCGGTGTGCTCGGCCACCAAGTCCCGCACCTGGTCTTCCGAGATGCCGTTGTTGGCCGCCACCCTCGCGACCTGCAGTTCGGCGTACGCCGGACTGATGTGGGGATCGATACCCGAGCCCGAACCGGTGACTGCGTCGACGGGAACCGATGCCGGGTCGACACCCTCACGTGCCGCGATGGCTGCCCGGCGCTCGATGACGAATCCGGCCAGAATCTCGCTGCTCGGCCCCTGGTTGGACGGCAGTGCCGCAGCGGGATCACCGGTGGCAAACGGATCCTCGTCCGAAACGGATCCGACAACACGATTGTGGAAGAACGGGTCCTGCTGCCCTTCGGCGACCTGCGGATCGACACCCACCCAGGCACTGCCGACCACGCAACCGGCGGCATCGGTGACCGGTGAGCCTTCGGCAGATCCGGAGCTGATCCGGCTGACACCCCACACCGCGGCGGGATAGACCACACCGAGAACGACGGTGAGCGCGAGCAATACGAGCAAACCCGCCCACACCTGTTTGGCAAAACCGATAGTGAAACGCATGTCAGGTCACCCAATTCCAGGAATCAAACGTACGACGAGATCGATCAACCAGATACCGACGAACGGTGTGATCACACCGCCGAGACCGTAGACGAGCAAGTTACGTCCGAGCAACTGCGATGCCGTCGACGGTCGGTATCGAACACCCTTGAGTGCCAACGGAATCAAACCGATGATCACCAAGGCGTTGAAGATCACGGCCGAGACGATCGCCGATTCGGGGGTGGCGAGACGCATGATGTTCAACGCGTCCAGCTGCGGGTAGATGCCGCTGAACAAGGCCGGCAGGATTGCGAAATACTTCGCCAGGTCGTTCGCCAACGAGAATGTGGTCAACGCGCCGCGGGTGATCAGCAATTGCTTGCCGATTTCCACCACCTCGATCAGCTTGGTGGGATCGGAGTCGAGATCGACCATGTTCCCGGCCTCTTTGGCTGCCGAGGTTCCCGTGTTCATCGCGACCCCGACATCGGCCTGGGCAAGGGCGGGAGCATCATTGGTCCCGTCACCGGTCATCGCGACGAGACGTCCGCCTTCCTGTTCCTTCCGGATCAGGGCCAGTTTGTCTTCCGGGGTGGCCTCCGCCATGAAGTCGTCGACGCCCGCCTCGTCGGCAATCGCCTTCGCGGTCAACGGATTGTCGCCGGTGATCATGATCGTGCGAATACCCATCGCCCGGAGTTCGGCGAACCTGTCAGCCATTCCCGGCTTGACGACGTCGGACAACGCGATCACGCCGAGGATCGAGGTACTCTCACCATGCTTGACGGCAACTACCAGCGGCGTTCCGCCCGCTTGGGCGATGTCGTTCACGGTGTCGGTCACCGCGCTCTCCGCGTGTCCACCGCCACTGACGACCCAGTTCATCACCGCATCTGCTGCACCCTTTCGGATTTGGCGTCCGGAGTGGTCGAGTCCGCTCATCCGGGTTTGTGCCGTGAACGGAACGAACTCGGCGCGTTCTTCGTCCAACGTCGGCTCGGCAGCGAGACCGAAATCCGCTGCGCACAGCTCGACGATGCTCCGTCCCTCGGGAGTTCCGTCGGCCAGGCTCGACAAGCGAGCTGCCGCAGCAAGATCGTCGGCGGATACACCGGGCGCCGGATGGAGTGCGGTGGCCCGGCGGTTACCGAAAGTGATGGTTCCGGTCTTGTCCATCAACAGGGTGTCGATGTCGCCCGCAGCTTCCACCGCGCGCCCCGACATCGCGAGAACGTTGCGCTGGACGAGGCGGTCCATGCCCGCGATACCGATCGCCGAGAGCAGCGCTCCGATGGTCGTCGGGATCAGGCAGACGAGAAGTGCGATCAGCTTGATCGGATCCTGCTCGTGCCCCGCGTACAAGCCCATCGGGCCGATGGCTACGACGGCGAGGAGGAAGATGACGGTCAACGACGCGAGCAGGATGTTGAGCGCAATCTCGTTGGGTGTCTTCTGACGTGAAGCACCCTCGACGAGCGCGATCATCCGGTCCACGAACGAACTGCCCGGTGCTGCGGTGATTTCCACGACGATGCGGTCCGAGAGAACCGTCGTACCACCGG encodes:
- the dinB gene encoding DNA polymerase IV, yielding MFVSHESLDQETPGNHPGGARSGGNHSGGSRSTGDATILHADLDSFYASVEQRDDPTLAGRPVIVGGGVVLAASYEAKAFGVRTAMSGGQARSLCPQAIVVPPRMSAYSQASKDVFDVFHDTSPLVEGISIDEAFLEVGGLAKIVGNPLQIGANLRRDVAEQVGLPITVGIARTKFLAKVASAFAKPDGLLRVPPEGETEFLHPLPVEKLWGVGKITAQKLRNFDIVTVGDIARHDESSIVSILGGGAGRHLYALSHNRDPRPVRAYRGRSSMGAQHALGRGSHPRAELDASLMSLVDRVSRRMRSAQRTGRTVTLRLRFADFTRATRSHTLRRSTADTAELLSVSMVLLDEAIPMIADKGITLIGVAVSNLDRDGAEQLELPFDGPGFAGPDTAALDSAMDSVRKKFGSAALTRGVLLGRDPDLSVPLLPD
- a CDS encoding MarR family winged helix-turn-helix transcriptional regulator encodes the protein MTRSALSRHFDNLVRFETELWTAVDQRLRIEHDLPLSRFEPMQIIDRLGSCRVFDIAEALAITVGGTSKLVDRIEAAGHCRRKSNPTDKRSSLIELTPEGNELLRRAKATFDGELERRLGSVLTPDALDRFGATLATLREANRNLTPTTKEKA
- a CDS encoding alcohol dehydrogenase catalytic domain-containing protein, whose translation is MTDTMRAIVLDAPGPPEALTIRVIPIPVPIAGWVLVRVKAFGLNRSELHTRLGLAEGVTFPRVLGIEAVGEVVNCPGGELTEGRQVAAMMGGMGRTFDGGYAEYTCVPVSQVVPFSSELDWSTVGAVPEMLQTSYGSLTVGLDAKSGQSLLIRGGTSSVGMATAVLAKQWGLTVLATTRDANKASN
- a CDS encoding zinc-binding dehydrogenase; translated protein: MTAIGVDHVIVDDGAVAGQVRDILPGGVDLALELVGTPTLPDTLRATRVHGTVCFTGMLSNEWTVKDFYPIDYIPRGVRLTSYGGDASDLPAGVLQDFLSAVASGEAVVPIDEVFAFEDIARAHAKMEAGTARGKLVVVL
- a CDS encoding response regulator, whose amino-acid sequence is MSRILVVDDEPQILRALRINLSVRGYEVVTASTGAGALRAAAERPPDVVVLDLGLPDMDGTEVLAGLRGWCTAPVIVLSARTDSADKVEALDAGADDYVTKPFGMDEFLARVRAAARRGTSAADTSEPSVETASFTVDLAAKTVSRRGEQVHLTPTEWGMLEMLVRNRGKLVGQKELLREVWGPAYDTETHYLRVYLAQLRRKLEDDPANPKHLITEAGMGYRFVV
- a CDS encoding sensor histidine kinase, which translates into the protein MSSSEKVGQSFGRARKRGELRIYLGAAPGVGKTFAMLGEAHRRRDRGCDVVAAVVETHGRARTAAQIGDLEIVPPKLVDYRGTRMPELDVEAVLARRPALVLVDELAHTNTPGSKNHKRWQDVQELLEAGIDVLSTVNVQHLESLNDVVAHITGVVQQETVPDAVVRSAAQVELVDITPEALRRRLSHGNVYSPERVDAALGNYFRRGNLTALRELALLWVADQVDAALAKYRAENKITDTWEARERVVVAVTGGPESETLVRRASRIASKSSAELMVVHVVRGDGLTGVSAPEMGKVRALAVGVGATLHTVVGDDVPSTLLEFAREENATQLVLGTSRRSRLARILDEGIGAAVVQQSGGIDVHMVTHEEATARRRISVLGRSERRVLSWIAAIVVPSLAAAIMGLVDRISGVNGENALFFVVVVLVALLGGVGPAILSALISGLLLNYFFTDPRYSFTIAEPDNFITTVVLLIVAVAVAVLVDAAAKRAREAKRASEEAELLTLFAGSVLRGADLSTLLAKALEIYRQRGVSVIHHDDGVIAAVGTQPPTTDDEADTVCEVNDGEYALLLAGPDLSARDRRVLTVVAHQAVGMIRQEKLTVEASKAAALTEADQLRRALLSAVSHDLRTPLAGVKAAVSSLRSDDIEFSPEDTAELLATIEESADQLTALVGNLLDSSRLAAGVVKPTLRPVYLDEVVHRALLGLGIGGRSDSRARSVVVDVGTVAVQADQGLLERVIANIVDNALRYGGETPVRVGAAQLGDRVVISVADTGPGVPRGEAETMFQPFQRMGDRDNTGGVGLGLSVVRGFVDAMGGTVSATDTPGGGLTMIVELAAAGTNGNGS